From Actinopolymorpha cephalotaxi, one genomic window encodes:
- a CDS encoding DUF6642 family protein — MPAPRGVFCLEGQWDENLTDTSSVRPALELLERLGYIQFIHKDVATVAELDYFLDSWAKKAYSDFEVGYFAMHGESGRLKLSSRQIVPLHHIGQRLEGKCGGRRLYFGSCSVMSASDTLLKDFLKLTGAELICGYTKDVDWLDTAAFDVAFLGHLASGAQKDLLTTPHWSAVTRKLGFRILYSDGRKNSR; from the coding sequence TTGCCCGCGCCACGTGGAGTCTTCTGCCTCGAGGGTCAATGGGACGAGAACCTGACCGACACCAGCTCCGTACGTCCGGCGCTTGAGCTACTAGAGCGACTCGGCTACATACAGTTCATTCATAAGGACGTCGCCACAGTCGCCGAGCTGGACTACTTCTTGGATAGCTGGGCCAAGAAGGCATACAGCGATTTTGAAGTAGGGTACTTCGCGATGCATGGAGAATCCGGGAGACTCAAGCTTTCCAGCCGCCAGATTGTTCCCCTCCATCACATCGGGCAGCGCCTAGAAGGAAAATGCGGAGGCCGACGGTTGTACTTTGGAAGCTGCTCAGTAATGAGCGCCTCTGATACCTTACTAAAAGACTTCCTAAAATTGACAGGCGCCGAACTTATCTGCGGGTATACGAAGGATGTTGACTGGCTCGACACTGCCGCCTTCGATGTGGCGTTCCTAGGGCACTTGGCTAGCGGTGCACAGAAAGATCTGCTGACGACTCCACACTGGAGCGCAGTAACACGGAAGCTCGGTTTCCGCATCCTCTACTCCGATGGGCGAAAAAACAGCCGCTAG
- the pglW gene encoding BREX system serine/threonine kinase PglW, with amino-acid sequence MDVGRWVQCTPSEFSWERAALAYLRTLLPEKEPYRAWANAEFIGTDGSVNEIDLLLVTPRRVIVLEVKSWAGILVGDAGTWQQTHRAPVDNPVIGATRKARKLKSLLATQPAMRAALGVKRMPWVEGAVFLSDASLDVRLKSEGLAHVFGRQDHDGLPSVLAHITEPGDDVDATMSAAIAKAVDQAGIRQSQRGRKLGTLRLDMPAMHEGPGWQDFLARHERFQDDPPRRARIYLAGEAEAGDRRAQLVRAAEREYRALRGIDYSGIASPIDFVEHDLGPALIFPHDPSLVRLDHFLQQEDARLDLDARLSLLRALAETISYAHRRTLAHRGLSPQCVWVRRDGDSFHLQVTDWQTATRGSESTTGSSVSSTQTFAELAEEGATAYFAPEWAWGSQNGVTLDVFGVGAIAYLLFAGNPPASSFGALARRLLSQGCLSLSAQVDNVGDRLDTLVAKATTADVAKRTQDMAAFLLDLDTLREQLAAEAAEQVVAVDPLTAEAGAELEDGFRVVRRLGRGSTALALLVERDDKEAVLKVSLAPEKDARIRSEAAALALLGEHPGIVQLLDPDPVQVGGRLAILLTYAGRGTLTRELRERGRLQPEWLHDWGTDLLTSVHHLERTGVAHRDIKPDNLGIGEVGGKGKKRRLVLFDFSLSREPLEAVEAGTPPYLDPFLGRGDRRRWDTAAERYAAAVTLYEMATARRPTYGAGGGHPGYGDADVTIDPELFDRSYAVGLADFFRRALHREARKRFDTAEEMQRAWDAVFAKPSTVVPDQPAAQRVSRETPIGAVGLSPQVLAVLERLNATDVGAALDLPPAQLTWLPGIGTKTRERLHKELSDLADQVAASTQERPTEPTLLDKVADALVPDSADRAVAEALLGLGEAGGTAWASTRDASKVLGRDQRTMRQAVQRLEDHWVGLDGMRVLRDVVVEVVESVGGVASAAHCAARLLDRLGSTVEEPLRSRLAEALVRVAIDAELADEHLDGDPRLVYSRQTHGILVAAGPLEVGEGPSTAERLEWASGLGEAADTMAAADPLPVPARVVETLREVPAPDSTDPSLLAPDRLVEVAALAAEIAAVTPRLEIYPRGLDAGRAVRLAAGALYGVSELSPGEVAERVMSRFPYAAPLPGRPELDTLLESAGVPLVWNADQSKYLARKPEGAGLTSAFLTTGRSTPQRGTTGGTLSKADWRRVENAVVAADDRLARSLDDGGWVVLSVRPSRLARAEACLSHQQVNTVDVEREFLAGLRAYCKERRVKWDVVLAADAADRSSRDWSRLSSVVQGGALTRVREAIREAGPCVLLTHAGVLARYDPSLRILDELRDEVFRATADSPVRTVWLVVPGPDDSPPKLDGVAVPVFGSQWMPLPEEWISKHESVLREGGAA; translated from the coding sequence ATGGACGTCGGACGCTGGGTTCAGTGCACGCCGTCGGAGTTTTCGTGGGAGCGCGCTGCGCTCGCATATCTGCGCACGCTCCTGCCGGAGAAGGAGCCCTACCGCGCCTGGGCCAACGCCGAGTTCATCGGTACGGACGGGTCGGTCAACGAGATCGACCTGCTGCTCGTCACGCCGCGACGCGTCATCGTCCTCGAGGTCAAGTCGTGGGCGGGCATCCTCGTCGGTGACGCCGGCACCTGGCAGCAGACTCACCGTGCGCCCGTCGACAACCCGGTGATCGGCGCGACCCGCAAAGCCCGCAAGCTGAAGTCGCTCCTCGCGACCCAACCCGCGATGCGTGCTGCACTGGGCGTTAAGCGCATGCCGTGGGTCGAGGGCGCGGTCTTCCTGTCCGACGCCAGTCTCGACGTACGCCTGAAGTCCGAAGGCCTCGCCCACGTGTTTGGGCGCCAGGATCACGACGGTCTGCCCAGCGTCCTTGCCCACATCACAGAGCCCGGCGACGACGTCGACGCCACGATGTCGGCCGCGATCGCCAAGGCGGTGGACCAGGCTGGCATCCGTCAGTCCCAGCGCGGACGCAAACTTGGCACCCTCCGCCTGGATATGCCTGCAATGCATGAGGGCCCGGGCTGGCAGGACTTCCTGGCCCGCCACGAGCGCTTCCAAGACGACCCGCCTCGCCGTGCGCGCATCTACCTGGCAGGTGAGGCGGAGGCGGGCGACCGCCGGGCGCAGCTCGTACGAGCAGCCGAGCGCGAGTACCGCGCACTTCGCGGCATCGACTACAGCGGCATCGCCAGCCCGATCGACTTCGTCGAGCACGACCTGGGCCCGGCGCTGATCTTCCCGCACGATCCGAGCTTGGTACGCCTCGACCATTTCCTGCAGCAGGAAGACGCCAGGCTCGACCTGGACGCCCGCCTGTCCCTCCTGCGAGCGCTCGCGGAGACCATCTCCTACGCACACCGCCGAACGCTCGCCCACCGCGGGCTGAGCCCTCAATGTGTGTGGGTACGCCGCGACGGCGACAGCTTCCATCTCCAGGTAACCGACTGGCAGACCGCGACCAGAGGCTCGGAGTCGACCACGGGCTCGTCGGTGAGTTCGACGCAGACCTTCGCCGAGCTGGCCGAGGAAGGCGCGACCGCCTACTTCGCTCCGGAGTGGGCGTGGGGGAGCCAGAACGGCGTCACCCTGGACGTGTTCGGCGTGGGTGCCATCGCGTATCTGCTGTTCGCAGGGAATCCACCGGCGTCGTCGTTCGGCGCCCTGGCCCGGCGGCTGTTGTCGCAGGGGTGCCTGTCCCTGAGCGCCCAGGTCGACAATGTCGGCGACCGGCTGGACACGCTGGTCGCCAAGGCGACGACAGCCGACGTGGCCAAGCGGACACAGGACATGGCCGCGTTCCTGCTCGACCTGGACACGCTCCGGGAACAGCTCGCGGCCGAGGCAGCGGAGCAGGTTGTCGCCGTGGATCCGCTCACAGCTGAGGCGGGCGCAGAGCTGGAGGACGGCTTCAGGGTCGTACGACGGCTCGGCCGTGGCTCCACCGCCCTGGCGCTGTTGGTCGAGCGGGACGACAAGGAAGCGGTCCTCAAGGTCTCGCTGGCCCCCGAGAAGGACGCCCGCATCCGGTCCGAGGCCGCGGCGCTCGCGCTCCTCGGCGAGCACCCGGGCATCGTCCAGCTGTTGGATCCGGATCCGGTGCAAGTAGGCGGCCGCCTGGCGATCCTCCTCACGTACGCCGGAAGAGGCACCCTCACGAGAGAGCTCCGCGAACGCGGGCGCCTGCAGCCGGAGTGGCTGCACGACTGGGGCACGGACCTGCTCACATCCGTCCACCACCTCGAACGCACCGGCGTGGCGCATCGCGACATCAAGCCGGACAACCTCGGGATCGGCGAGGTCGGCGGCAAGGGTAAGAAGCGGCGTCTGGTCCTGTTCGACTTCTCCTTGTCTCGGGAGCCGCTGGAGGCGGTCGAGGCAGGCACCCCGCCCTATCTCGATCCCTTCCTCGGCCGCGGGGACCGTCGTCGCTGGGACACCGCGGCCGAGCGGTACGCCGCGGCGGTCACGCTGTACGAGATGGCCACCGCCCGGCGGCCGACCTATGGCGCCGGTGGTGGGCACCCGGGCTACGGCGACGCGGACGTGACGATCGACCCGGAGCTGTTCGACCGTTCCTACGCAGTCGGCCTGGCAGACTTCTTCCGGCGAGCGTTGCACCGCGAAGCCCGCAAGCGGTTTGACACCGCCGAAGAGATGCAGCGCGCCTGGGACGCGGTGTTCGCCAAGCCCTCCACGGTCGTGCCGGACCAGCCGGCGGCACAGCGGGTCAGCCGGGAGACCCCCATCGGCGCGGTGGGTTTGTCGCCTCAGGTCCTCGCCGTTCTCGAACGACTGAACGCCACCGACGTGGGCGCCGCACTCGACTTGCCCCCGGCGCAGCTCACCTGGCTGCCCGGCATCGGCACAAAGACGCGGGAGCGGCTGCACAAGGAACTGAGCGACCTCGCCGACCAGGTCGCCGCGTCGACACAGGAACGGCCCACCGAACCCACCTTGCTGGACAAGGTGGCCGACGCGCTGGTCCCCGACTCCGCGGACAGAGCCGTAGCGGAGGCGCTGCTCGGCCTGGGCGAAGCCGGTGGCACCGCGTGGGCGAGCACCCGCGATGCGTCCAAGGTGCTCGGCCGAGACCAGCGCACGATGCGCCAGGCGGTCCAGCGGCTCGAGGATCACTGGGTCGGCTTGGACGGCATGCGCGTACTCCGCGACGTTGTGGTCGAGGTCGTGGAGTCGGTCGGTGGAGTCGCGTCCGCTGCGCACTGCGCTGCCAGGCTGCTGGACCGGTTGGGCAGCACGGTGGAGGAGCCGCTGCGGTCGCGGCTTGCCGAGGCGTTGGTACGGGTGGCGATCGACGCCGAGCTCGCCGACGAGCACCTGGACGGCGACCCGCGCCTTGTCTACAGCCGCCAGACCCACGGGATCCTGGTCGCGGCGGGTCCGCTGGAGGTCGGCGAGGGACCGTCGACCGCCGAGCGGCTGGAGTGGGCGTCGGGACTCGGTGAGGCCGCGGACACGATGGCGGCGGCGGACCCGCTGCCCGTGCCCGCGCGCGTGGTGGAGACGCTCCGCGAGGTCCCCGCACCGGACAGCACGGACCCGAGCCTGCTGGCACCTGATCGGCTGGTCGAGGTGGCTGCGCTCGCCGCGGAGATTGCCGCCGTCACACCGCGCCTGGAGATCTATCCGCGCGGCTTGGACGCCGGCCGCGCGGTGCGGCTTGCGGCGGGTGCGCTGTACGGGGTCAGCGAGCTGAGCCCGGGCGAGGTGGCCGAGCGGGTGATGTCGCGGTTCCCTTACGCCGCGCCGCTGCCGGGTCGCCCCGAACTCGACACGCTGCTGGAATCCGCCGGCGTACCGCTGGTGTGGAACGCCGATCAGTCGAAGTACCTCGCCCGCAAACCGGAGGGCGCGGGGCTCACCTCGGCGTTCCTGACGACCGGGCGTTCGACACCACAGCGGGGTACGACCGGCGGCACACTGTCGAAGGCGGACTGGCGTCGGGTCGAGAACGCCGTCGTGGCTGCCGACGACCGGCTGGCGCGTTCGCTGGACGACGGCGGCTGGGTAGTCCTCTCCGTACGCCCGAGCAGGTTGGCCCGCGCGGAGGCCTGTCTGTCGCACCAACAGGTGAACACCGTCGACGTCGAACGCGAGTTCCTCGCCGGCCTGCGCGCGTACTGCAAGGAACGCCGGGTGAAGTGGGACGTCGTGCTTGCCGCCGACGCAGCAGACCGCTCGTCGCGTGACTGGTCGCGGCTGTCGAGTGTGGTGCAGGGCGGCGCGCTGACCCGGGTGCGCGAGGCGATCCGGGAGGCGGGGCCGTGCGTCCTGCTCACCCACGCCGGTGTGCTGGCGAGGTACGACCCGAGCCTGCGCATCCTCGACGAACTCCGTGACGAGGTGTTCCGGGCGACGGCGGACTCTCCGGTTCGCACGGTGTGGCTGGTGGTGCCGGGGCCCGACGACTCGCCCCCGAAGTTGGACGGCGTGGCCGTGCCGGTGTTCGGGTCGCAGTGGATGCCACTGCCGGAGGAATGGATCAGCAAGCACGAGTCGGTACTTCGGGAGGGTGGGGCCGCATGA
- a CDS encoding HNH endonuclease family protein translates to MLGEIAKRSAEEDVDQAASSWDEMLDDLGAGVDVTRFLRHYLLGYVPKVKKDSVFDQFKELVRDRGAESVLADLRTAAGAYGEFEAPSKAGHEPTSAVLKDLATLRAVTCYIALLPARRYLAEKDFVEFARLAEVLTYRYSSVVGRGTNEIEPVYHRAAKILHDSQGTHLAEARETLIAAMPDAEQFRVAFQRLEMGRQYLVRYTLQRIEQALHPALEKMVDVSTLVHIEHVMPQTLNKEWSANLGSFADQHQEYVNRWGNLTLLFAGLNIPASNKVFEQKTRYYGDSQVRITQELCQYGTWGPEQIDARQRWLAEVAESIWRVDPVPHDQLPALRYEHKTSLDDFRERVGALWPAIEPYATDTTAQEIRSLATRLPAHLAGHAEHSSLAGKIADGLTELLQGWEGYSHSDRRFVRAVAEYFLEPEDSVPDELPGGLEDDRTALVAAFAALDRQVPSYLQS, encoded by the coding sequence ATGCTTGGTGAGATCGCCAAGAGGTCCGCTGAGGAGGACGTCGACCAGGCCGCGTCGTCGTGGGACGAGATGCTGGACGACCTCGGCGCTGGTGTCGACGTCACACGGTTCCTTCGGCATTACCTCTTGGGCTACGTCCCGAAGGTGAAGAAGGACAGCGTCTTCGACCAGTTCAAGGAACTGGTGAGAGACCGCGGCGCAGAGTCTGTGCTTGCCGATCTTCGGACTGCTGCCGGCGCGTATGGGGAGTTCGAGGCGCCGTCCAAGGCGGGGCACGAGCCAACCAGCGCGGTACTCAAGGACCTTGCCACGCTTCGGGCAGTCACCTGCTACATAGCTCTGCTGCCGGCACGTCGGTACCTGGCGGAGAAGGACTTCGTCGAGTTCGCGCGGTTGGCGGAGGTTCTCACCTATCGATACAGCAGCGTGGTTGGTCGAGGGACCAACGAGATCGAACCCGTTTATCACAGGGCGGCCAAGATCCTCCATGACAGCCAGGGGACGCATTTGGCGGAGGCGCGCGAGACCCTCATCGCAGCCATGCCCGATGCCGAGCAGTTTCGGGTAGCGTTCCAGCGCCTGGAGATGGGGCGGCAGTACCTCGTCCGCTACACGCTCCAGCGGATAGAGCAGGCACTGCATCCGGCGTTGGAGAAGATGGTCGACGTGTCCACCCTCGTACACATCGAGCATGTCATGCCGCAGACGCTCAACAAGGAGTGGTCCGCCAACCTAGGATCGTTTGCCGATCAGCACCAGGAGTACGTGAATCGGTGGGGGAACCTGACCCTCTTGTTCGCGGGCCTGAACATACCGGCCAGCAACAAGGTGTTCGAACAGAAGACGCGGTACTACGGCGACTCTCAGGTGAGGATCACCCAGGAACTATGCCAGTACGGGACCTGGGGACCAGAGCAGATCGATGCCCGCCAGCGTTGGCTCGCGGAGGTGGCGGAGAGCATCTGGCGCGTCGATCCAGTCCCACACGACCAATTGCCTGCACTCCGGTACGAGCACAAAACATCGCTCGACGACTTCCGAGAGAGGGTCGGCGCGCTGTGGCCGGCGATTGAGCCGTATGCCACCGACACCACGGCTCAGGAGATCCGATCGCTGGCAACTCGTCTGCCTGCCCACCTTGCCGGTCATGCCGAGCATTCGTCTCTCGCGGGCAAGATCGCTGATGGATTGACCGAACTCCTCCAAGGTTGGGAGGGCTACAGCCACTCGGATCGGAGGTTTGTCCGCGCGGTGGCGGAGTACTTCCTGGAGCCCGAGGACTCCGTTCCAGACGAACTTCCAGGTGGCCTGGAGGATGATCGGACGGCACTAGTCGCCGCGTTCGCGGCGCTTGATCGTCAGGTACCTTCCTACCTGCAGTCCTGA
- a CDS encoding GAF domain-containing protein, translating into MDRANPFRHLETRFERCGSYEDLQAEVCHSTRELTGASGVCFVLKEEDQCRHVAVDSDIPLWLDQSFPIDRCLSGWAILHATTAVAPDIHKDSRAAKVAHLPTPVHSMMMCPIIDGEPVGAIGACWPQSGIPSAHCLAVLEKIASLSGSALRRLDGRRSAPNRF; encoded by the coding sequence ATGGATCGCGCGAACCCATTCCGTCACCTTGAAACACGCTTCGAGAGGTGTGGATCCTATGAGGATCTACAAGCTGAAGTGTGTCACTCCACTCGGGAACTCACCGGCGCCTCAGGTGTATGCTTCGTCCTCAAAGAAGAGGATCAATGCCGCCACGTGGCAGTGGACTCGGACATCCCATTGTGGCTTGACCAGAGTTTCCCGATAGACAGATGCCTTAGCGGCTGGGCAATACTTCATGCGACAACAGCGGTGGCGCCTGACATTCACAAAGACAGCCGGGCCGCGAAGGTAGCACATCTACCAACGCCGGTCCACAGCATGATGATGTGCCCAATCATCGATGGCGAACCGGTCGGCGCGATCGGTGCATGCTGGCCGCAGTCGGGTATTCCAAGCGCACATTGCCTCGCGGTACTCGAGAAGATCGCGTCGCTCAGCGGATCGGCCCTGCGCCGCCTCGACGGCAGACGGTCGGCGCCAAACAGGTTCTGA
- a CDS encoding universal stress protein has product MTEVRQPPQPRIVVGVDGSEVSVDALRWALRQAQISGGVAEAVCVWDLPTAYTVGPTVFTGEDFADAAERSLAAAVEQVAAVYPDVLLESQVQRGHAAEVLLDRAKNADLLVVGSRGHGGFVGTLLGSVSLQCVQHAPCPVVVVRSGATCRSDR; this is encoded by the coding sequence ATGACGGAGGTCAGACAGCCACCGCAGCCGCGCATCGTGGTCGGTGTTGACGGCTCGGAGGTGTCTGTCGACGCGCTGCGTTGGGCACTGAGACAGGCCCAGATCAGCGGTGGGGTTGCGGAGGCGGTGTGCGTCTGGGACTTACCGACTGCCTACACGGTTGGGCCGACCGTGTTTACCGGCGAGGACTTCGCTGACGCTGCCGAGCGCTCGCTTGCTGCTGCCGTCGAACAGGTTGCTGCCGTATATCCCGATGTCCTGCTGGAGAGTCAGGTACAGCGTGGTCATGCCGCCGAAGTGCTGCTGGATCGGGCCAAGAACGCGGACCTGCTTGTGGTCGGCAGCCGTGGGCACGGTGGGTTCGTCGGTACGCTGTTGGGGTCGGTCAGCCTGCAGTGTGTCCAGCACGCGCCGTGCCCGGTCGTGGTGGTCCGCTCCGGAGCAACATGTCGATCCGATAGGTGA
- the pglX gene encoding BREX-2 system adenine-specific DNA-methyltransferase PglX: protein MIDARRLLADLQRQVRSIEADLLRLAESDGSAANRLEKRYEAAVKGNRTGLPFETWRGQQLTQVAAGWVLACVFARFCEDNRLLEQAMLAGPGERLAEARERQDAYFREYSSHSDLDYLRAAINRLEDSEVTRALVERQNPLHVMDPSPDMATALLDFWRRIDPETGLLLHDFTDPSLSTRFLGDLYQDLSEQARKDYALLQTPEFVEEFILDRTLDPAIEEFGLADVRLIDPACGSGHFLLGAFARLLRRWQHLEPGADVRVHVERVLRQVNGVDINPYAAAIARFRLLVAALTACGIDRLKDAPAWRVRVAIGDSLLFGTRNGQAAIAGVTEAAMAGQSGEGEFVYEYEDAAELEEILGDRYHAVVANPPYITVKDPLLNKLYRQAWSACAGKYALSVPFAQRLFDLAVPGGFTGQITSNSFMKREFGRKLIEEFFPTIDLTLVIDTSGAYIPGHGTPTVILFGRQRPPVVETVRAVLGIRGEPKAPPQPATGLVWSSIVDNFEVAGLQTAYVSVADISNSTLYTYPWSLSGGGAGELLAHIDSTERETLDSEIAYSGFVAITAEDDVFLADDIRGLSRPFQVPVRAMVLGDEERDWGRLGGTVATWPYGADLYPLSGIGAEPIIRRCWPYRTTLLNRKRFGRVVSSIKGFVWYEYGELYREKLQWPLTLSWAEVATHNHFVLDRERRIFKQTAPVIKLPVESSEEQYLELLGLLNSSTACFWLKQVSHNKGVGGIGGGIGDEEWEPRYAFNSTKVSKFPLPDGAPLGRATRMDSLAQELHATTPEAVAEKGVPDWEVLSAAQAEWLRIRAEMISAQEELDWEVYGLYGLLGDDTNDLVGNDVTKPQLKLGQRAFEIALARKMAAGEVETQWFTRHGSTPITELPDHWPADYRALVERRLEKIADDPYLHLIERPECKRRWATRSWEDMESDALRGWLQDRLEDRALWFRPEPTLRSAAQLADELRTDEDFVSVAQLYARDLDLLDVVRDLVRDQHVPGTSAWRYTDSGMRIRKAWEQTWVLQRREDAGERVGKIAVPPKYKQGDFRSATYWRNRGKLDVPKERFTSYPEASRDGTLLLGWAGFDHLQQAQALVAYVTERQELDAWGAEQLVPLLAALAELLPWIRQWHPDVDPEFGQAPADAYEGYLDQVLLQLGLTRDDLTAWRPPAPTRGRRRKTT from the coding sequence ATGATCGACGCGAGGCGACTGCTGGCAGACCTGCAACGTCAGGTTCGGTCGATCGAGGCCGATCTCCTGCGGCTGGCCGAGTCCGACGGCTCGGCGGCGAACCGGTTGGAGAAGCGGTACGAAGCGGCGGTCAAGGGCAACCGGACGGGCCTGCCTTTCGAGACCTGGCGCGGGCAGCAGCTCACCCAGGTGGCAGCCGGCTGGGTGCTGGCGTGCGTATTCGCGAGATTCTGCGAGGACAACCGCCTGCTGGAGCAGGCGATGCTGGCCGGACCAGGTGAGCGACTGGCCGAGGCGCGCGAGCGTCAGGACGCCTACTTCCGCGAGTACTCCTCGCACTCCGACCTTGACTACCTGCGTGCGGCGATCAACCGGCTGGAGGATTCCGAAGTCACCCGTGCCCTGGTCGAGCGGCAGAACCCCTTGCACGTCATGGATCCGTCCCCGGACATGGCCACGGCGCTGCTGGACTTCTGGCGGCGGATCGACCCCGAGACCGGCCTGCTCCTGCACGACTTCACCGACCCGTCGCTGTCGACGCGGTTCCTCGGTGACCTGTACCAGGACCTGTCCGAGCAGGCCCGTAAGGACTACGCACTGCTCCAGACGCCGGAGTTCGTGGAGGAGTTCATCCTCGACCGGACGCTCGACCCGGCGATCGAGGAATTCGGGCTGGCGGACGTACGGCTGATCGACCCGGCGTGCGGATCGGGGCACTTCCTGCTGGGTGCGTTTGCGCGGTTGCTACGGCGGTGGCAGCACCTGGAGCCGGGGGCGGACGTGCGGGTGCACGTCGAACGCGTGCTGCGTCAGGTCAACGGCGTCGACATCAACCCATACGCGGCGGCGATCGCGAGGTTCCGTCTACTCGTCGCGGCGCTGACTGCCTGCGGAATCGACCGCTTGAAGGATGCTCCGGCCTGGCGGGTGCGGGTCGCGATCGGGGACTCGCTCTTGTTCGGTACGCGGAACGGCCAGGCTGCGATCGCGGGCGTCACCGAGGCTGCGATGGCCGGGCAGTCCGGTGAGGGCGAGTTCGTCTATGAGTACGAGGACGCCGCCGAACTGGAGGAGATCCTCGGCGACCGCTACCACGCCGTCGTCGCCAACCCGCCCTACATTACTGTCAAGGATCCGCTACTCAACAAGCTTTACCGACAGGCCTGGAGTGCCTGCGCTGGCAAGTACGCATTATCGGTACCTTTCGCGCAGCGCCTCTTCGACCTTGCCGTGCCAGGCGGATTCACCGGGCAGATCACGTCCAACTCATTCATGAAGCGCGAGTTCGGCCGGAAGCTCATTGAGGAGTTCTTCCCCACAATCGACCTCACATTAGTCATCGACACTAGCGGCGCCTACATTCCTGGCCACGGCACTCCCACCGTGATTCTGTTTGGTCGTCAGAGACCTCCGGTCGTGGAGACGGTCCGTGCCGTCCTCGGAATCCGTGGGGAACCGAAAGCTCCTCCTCAGCCAGCGACGGGGCTTGTCTGGTCCTCGATCGTGGACAACTTCGAAGTGGCTGGATTGCAAACGGCATATGTCTCGGTCGCAGACATATCCAACTCAACTCTGTACACCTATCCATGGAGCCTCTCCGGTGGAGGAGCGGGTGAACTACTTGCGCACATAGACTCCACCGAAAGGGAAACTCTTGACAGCGAGATTGCATACTCTGGCTTCGTTGCGATCACCGCTGAAGACGACGTCTTTCTCGCTGACGACATTCGCGGCTTAAGTAGGCCGTTCCAAGTACCAGTGCGTGCGATGGTTCTTGGTGATGAGGAGCGGGACTGGGGTCGTCTCGGCGGCACGGTGGCAACGTGGCCGTATGGCGCCGACCTTTATCCACTGTCGGGGATAGGTGCGGAGCCAATCATTCGGCGATGCTGGCCTTACCGAACTACATTGTTGAACCGAAAACGCTTCGGTCGTGTAGTTTCTTCGATTAAAGGATTCGTGTGGTATGAGTACGGGGAACTCTATCGCGAGAAGCTCCAATGGCCACTTACGCTTAGCTGGGCAGAGGTGGCTACGCACAATCACTTCGTGCTGGACCGAGAAAGGAGAATCTTCAAGCAGACGGCGCCGGTGATTAAGTTGCCAGTCGAGTCGTCGGAGGAGCAATACTTGGAATTGCTCGGGCTGCTGAATTCGTCCACCGCATGCTTCTGGCTCAAGCAGGTCAGTCATAACAAAGGTGTCGGCGGGATCGGTGGCGGTATCGGCGACGAAGAGTGGGAGCCCAGGTACGCGTTCAATTCAACCAAGGTGTCGAAATTTCCGCTGCCAGATGGGGCTCCGCTGGGCCGCGCCACTCGCATGGATTCCCTTGCCCAGGAGTTGCATGCGACGACTCCGGAGGCGGTTGCCGAGAAGGGGGTGCCCGACTGGGAAGTGCTCAGCGCCGCGCAGGCGGAGTGGTTGCGGATCCGGGCGGAGATGATCTCGGCGCAGGAGGAGTTGGACTGGGAGGTCTACGGCCTTTACGGGTTGCTCGGCGACGACACCAACGACCTGGTGGGCAACGATGTCACCAAGCCGCAGCTGAAGCTGGGCCAGCGAGCGTTCGAGATCGCGCTGGCCCGGAAGATGGCCGCCGGTGAGGTCGAGACGCAGTGGTTCACCCGTCATGGCTCGACTCCCATCACCGAGCTCCCCGACCACTGGCCGGCCGACTATCGCGCGCTGGTTGAGCGTCGGCTGGAGAAGATCGCCGACGACCCATACCTCCATCTGATCGAGCGTCCGGAGTGCAAGCGACGCTGGGCAACCCGCTCGTGGGAGGACATGGAGTCCGACGCGCTGCGTGGCTGGTTACAGGACCGGCTGGAGGATCGGGCGCTGTGGTTCCGTCCCGAGCCGACCCTGCGAAGCGCGGCGCAGCTTGCCGACGAGTTGCGGACCGACGAGGACTTCGTGTCCGTCGCCCAGCTGTACGCCCGCGACCTGGACCTTCTCGACGTGGTGCGGGACCTGGTGCGTGATCAGCACGTCCCTGGAACCTCCGCCTGGCGCTACACCGACTCCGGAATGCGCATTCGCAAGGCGTGGGAGCAGACCTGGGTCCTGCAGCGCCGCGAGGACGCCGGAGAGAGAGTCGGCAAGATCGCGGTGCCGCCGAAGTACAAGCAGGGCGACTTCCGCTCCGCGACGTACTGGCGTAACCGCGGCAAGCTCGACGTCCCCAAGGAGCGGTTCACGTCGTACCCGGAGGCGTCCCGTGACGGCACGCTGCTGCTCGGCTGGGCCGGGTTCGACCACCTGCAGCAGGCGCAGGCCCTGGTCGCCTACGTCACCGAACGCCAGGAGCTCGACGCCTGGGGCGCGGAGCAACTCGTCCCGCTGCTCGCCGCCCTGGCCGAACTTCTGCCGTGGATCCGTCAGTGGCACCCCGACGTCGACCCGGAGTTCGGGCAGGCCCCTGCGGACGCCTACGAGGGCTACCTCGACCAGGTGCTGCTCCAGCTCGGCCTGACCCGAGACGACCTCACCGCGTGGCGGCCACCGGCCCCGACCCGCGGCCGCCGACGCAAGACCACCTGA